A single Desulfobaculum xiamenense DNA region contains:
- a CDS encoding prepilin peptidase produces MTSAHVLFPAAALLLGLALGVPCAAMVRRYLRTLPDDEYDTPGPALVPCVATATGVLALALAVRYGAGPHFAVYLAFGIILATASFIDLYSFILPDSLTLPLAVLAPAASILVLDMPPLESLGGAATGAGLFWLLQVAYRKVRGIEGLGTGDIKLMLCLGALTGLSLLPLTILLSCFAALAAALGIRLRGAEVGMQTALPFGPFLCIGTALTITAGHAIMNWYLGLVL; encoded by the coding sequence GCTGGGGCTGGCCCTCGGCGTCCCCTGCGCGGCCATGGTCCGACGCTACCTGCGCACCCTGCCCGACGACGAATACGACACCCCCGGCCCGGCCCTCGTGCCCTGCGTGGCCACGGCCACGGGCGTGCTGGCCCTTGCGCTGGCGGTGCGCTACGGCGCGGGACCGCACTTCGCGGTGTACCTCGCCTTCGGCATCATCCTCGCCACGGCGAGCTTTATCGACCTCTACAGCTTCATCCTACCCGACTCGCTGACCCTACCGCTGGCCGTGCTGGCTCCAGCGGCGTCCATCCTTGTGCTCGACATGCCGCCCCTGGAATCCCTCGGCGGCGCGGCGACCGGAGCGGGCCTATTCTGGCTGTTGCAGGTGGCCTACAGGAAAGTGCGCGGCATCGAAGGTCTCGGCACCGGCGACATCAAGCTCATGCTCTGCCTCGGGGCGCTGACGGGCCTGTCATTGCTGCCGCTCACGATCCTGCTCTCGTGCTTCGCCGCGCTGGCCGCCGCCCTCGGCATCCGCCTACGTGGCGCGGAGGTGGGCATGCAGACGGCCCTACCCTTCGGCCCGTTCCTGTGTATCGGCACCGCGCTGACCATCACCGCCGGGCACGCGATCATGAACTGGTATCTGGGGCTGGTCCTCTAG
- a CDS encoding CBS and ACT domain-containing protein, whose amino-acid sequence MLVGNWMSRDLVTVTPDTSMMRASKIMKDANVRGLSVIDENGRLMGVVTDRDLKEASPSKATTLDVHELYYLLSEIKVKDIMSTKLVTVTPQDSVEKAAVLLQRHKIGGLPVVEGDNVLVGVITQSDVFDVLISITGVLHGGFQFGIELPDERGTMAALVEFLNSHEARIMSILTSYEPEGAPTRRVFVRVQDMDKALQKVMLEDLGNRYKVLYILREDVHHIAAEQ is encoded by the coding sequence ATGCTCGTAGGCAACTGGATGAGCCGGGATCTCGTCACCGTCACCCCCGACACCTCGATGATGCGCGCATCCAAGATCATGAAGGACGCCAATGTGCGCGGCCTTTCGGTGATCGACGAAAACGGCCGTCTGATGGGCGTGGTGACGGACCGCGACCTCAAGGAGGCCTCGCCGTCCAAGGCGACGACGCTGGACGTTCACGAGCTGTACTACCTGCTCTCCGAGATAAAGGTCAAAGACATCATGAGCACCAAGCTGGTGACCGTGACCCCGCAGGATTCCGTGGAAAAGGCAGCCGTGCTGCTCCAGCGCCACAAGATCGGCGGGCTGCCCGTGGTCGAGGGCGACAACGTCCTCGTGGGCGTCATCACCCAGTCCGACGTGTTCGACGTGCTCATCTCCATCACCGGCGTGCTCCACGGCGGATTCCAGTTCGGCATCGAACTGCCCGACGAACGCGGAACCATGGCCGCCCTCGTGGAATTTCTCAACTCGCACGAAGCCCGCATCATGAGCATCCTCACGTCCTACGAACCGGAAGGCGCACCCACGCGCCGGGTGTTCGTGCGCGTGCAGGACATGGACAAGGCCCTGCAGAAGGTCATGCTGGAAGACCTCGGCAATCGCTACAAGGTCCTCTACATCCTTCGCGAGGACGTCCACCACATCGCCGCGGAACAGTAA
- a CDS encoding LarC family nickel insertion protein — protein MTMLYIDCGFGIAGDMFLAAAAGLGVDPAPVAEALRGAGIDVRVSAPVSRVNGFAGRRLAIDCEASQPLRHLPDIAGVIRRLRLNAEVRECAQRAFVRLAEVEAGVHGVPVDHVHFHEVGAVDTLVDVVGAFYALAELGVERTVCSPLPWFNGRVECAHGVLPLPAPATLELMRGKPVQPTDFGQEIVTPTGALIIDQVVDGFVAGPRGVVRSTATGFGTHDLGPDNRGLRLVLLDDWTGEERS, from the coding sequence ATGACCATGTTGTACATCGATTGCGGATTCGGCATCGCGGGGGACATGTTCCTTGCCGCGGCGGCCGGTCTCGGCGTTGATCCCGCTCCCGTCGCGGAGGCATTGCGTGGCGCGGGCATCGACGTGCGGGTGTCCGCGCCGGTTTCGCGCGTCAACGGCTTTGCGGGGCGAAGGCTCGCCATCGACTGCGAAGCGTCCCAGCCACTGCGGCATCTGCCGGACATCGCGGGGGTTATCCGGCGGCTCAGGCTCAATGCCGAGGTACGTGAGTGCGCGCAGCGGGCCTTCGTGCGGCTGGCGGAAGTGGAGGCCGGGGTGCATGGCGTGCCCGTGGACCATGTGCATTTTCACGAGGTGGGGGCCGTGGATACCCTCGTTGACGTGGTTGGGGCGTTTTACGCGCTGGCGGAGCTTGGGGTGGAGCGGACGGTCTGTTCGCCACTGCCATGGTTCAATGGACGGGTGGAGTGCGCCCATGGCGTGCTGCCGCTGCCCGCGCCCGCCACGCTGGAGCTCATGCGCGGCAAGCCCGTGCAGCCGACGGATTTCGGGCAGGAGATCGTCACGCCAACGGGGGCGCTCATCATCGATCAGGTGGTGGATGGGTTTGTGGCCGGGCCGCGGGGCGTTGTGCGCTCCACGGCCACGGGCTTCGGTACGCACGACCTCGGGCCGGACAATCGCGGCCTGCGGTTGGTGCTGCTGGATGACTGGACGGGCGAGGAGCGGTCCTAG